From a single Lolium rigidum isolate FL_2022 chromosome 7, APGP_CSIRO_Lrig_0.1, whole genome shotgun sequence genomic region:
- the LOC124669912 gene encoding uncharacterized protein LOC124669912 — MANQKEELFQIDLNQEEVQLKDSGRSWSWPPPSRVPRCLKKSWPAGRRMCPSSIRIHKQFIVEQPKAEANHCPTCVVRVGALGEGFGSKSAALCVICVRCTSLLLR, encoded by the exons ATGGCCAACCAGAAGGAGGAGCTGTTCCAGATCGATCTAAACCAGGAGGAGGTGCAGCTGAAGGATTCAGGCCGTTCCTGGTCATGGCCGCCTCCAAGTCGAGTTCCTCG ATGTCTGAAGAAGAGCTGGCCTGCTGGAAGGAGGATGTGCCCCAGTTCGATCCGAATTCATAAACAGTTCATCGTCGAGCAGCCCAAGGCAGAGGCAAACCATTGCCCCACTTGCGTTGTCCGTGTCGGCGCCCTTGGAGAAGGCTTTGGTTCGAAATCTGCAGCCTTGTGCGTGATCTGTG TAAGGTGCACCTCGCTGCTTCTCCGATAA